In Henningerozyma blattae CBS 6284 chromosome 6, complete genome, the following are encoded in one genomic region:
- the ESF2 gene encoding RNA-binding ATPase activator ESF2 (similar to Saccharomyces cerevisiae ESF2 (YNR054C); ancestral locus Anc_6.381), with product MSDIDDFISDDEDQHKNVLITSKKSKSIKSFDSDDEDIQVDDDIENEDQKEDGNADDTENGNENDSKKDLPKETKLSKIDRLAKLRSNKKKKHKTGVIYFSSIPPYMKPAKMRQILTRFGEIDRLYLKREDDQRYKSRIKSGGNKKVKYDEGWAEFIRKRDAKLCAMTLNGNIIGGKKGSFYHDDILNVKYLPGFKWADLTEQITRENDIIQAKMELEMARATKINSDFIRNVEKSKMLQNIKSAKLKKNLKEDTTDDSMTRRDIKQNKVATNRAAAPEHIKNKGTSEEMDGVLSNLL from the coding sequence ATGAGtgatattgatgattttatttcagatgatgaagatcaACATAAAAATGTTTTGATCACTTCCAAAAAAAgcaaatcaattaaatcatttgattccgatgatgaagatatacaggttgatgatgatatagAGAATGAAGATCAGAAGGAAGATGGCAATGCAGATGATACTGAAAATGGTAATGAGAATGATAGCAAAAAAGACCTACCTAAGGAAACAAAGCTATCAAAGATTGACCGTTTAGCCAAACTAAGGTCcaacaaaaagaaaaaacacAAGACAGGTGTCATATATTTCTCATCCATCCCTCCATATATGAAACCAGCAAAGATGAGACAAATTTTGACAAGATTCGGTGAAATAGATagattatatttgaaacgTGAAGATGACCAAAGATATAAATCTAGAATTAAATCGGGtggtaataaaaaagtgAAGTATGATGAAGGTTGGGCTGAATTTATAAGGAAAAGAGATGCCAAATTGTGTGCAATGACTTTGAATGGAAATATTATTGGAGGTAAGAAAGGTTCATTCTATCATGATGACATTTTAAACGTCAAATATTTGCCAGGTTTTAAGTGGGCAGATTTGACAGAACAAATAACAAGAGAAAACGATATTATACAAGCAAAGATGGAATTAGAAATGGCTCGTGCGACAAAGATAAATTCAGACTTTATTAGAAATGTGGAAAAAAGTAAGAtgttacaaaatattaaatctgcaaaactaaagaaaaatctaAAAGAAGACACAACGGATGATAGTATGACGAGAAGAGatataaaacaaaacaagGTAGCCACCAATAGAGCTGCAGCTCCAGAAcatatcaaaaataaaggTACGTCAGAAGAAATGGATGGAGTTTTATCAAATCTTTTATAG
- the TBLA0F00110 gene encoding SNG1 family protein, with translation MSKNTEGKASSVGNTLVRGANHLAGTLLGTGNNSDEVNSVVRIINTSNCSSLTSTSSYNYLDDELDSTQNNSKINNNVDFNDLDIINNNADDKASTISMQPLPNPSPYVAASSPRTVPASHVKSTVESIRKRIPTLKINEDEGSSATPIETASMIAIAKEEKNMFQRLGRYKYKILKRYLTSLLCIYCFMIIIFPIFWGSLHGRDHFLNRVRFLVLIEDDNLVSSDNYPFMKTDNMKLTTHVMDFLHKSHKAKYQTYNTSSYIKKFKLEKSENWDNLTEVINEDVINQIHRERFWGALYIRPNVTQNLINSFLPENQKNNTFNFAENFQIWYESSRGPTGVQSVIVPVFTRAEAYFQAYYTDTYLPNLFHNISLSNSQTKILDNLNYTIYAENSFAGFSNNDYRPFPGLQVFIPLAIGIVFALLMTVFQMVLHSGLYKNIRKYLTFKEYILFRIVSQWGTLFFVSIMWAAVAAMVQVNFKKAFGDGGFVVYWMTIYLTMLAMAGANENVLSVILTFEERLMMPWVITFIIINISTSFFDFALNSPFYRLGYALPMHNCVTIFKVVMFNASKHKMGRNYGVLIAWIALNYTLFPFVIKLCDWKKNRNNIKAKAKADASHSKKDKPPITQHIVTTHIVKKEGHEETTHQVLSRSNSN, from the coding sequence ATGTCAAAAAACACAGAAGGTAAGGCTAGCTCCGTCGGAAACACACTTGTAAGAGGAGCCAACCATTTGGCTGGAACTCTATTAGGAACTGGCAATAATAGTGATGAGGTGAATAGTGTCGTTAGAATCATTAACACTTCAAATTGCTCATCATTGACCTCTACGTCTTCCTACAATTATTTAGATGATGAACTAGATTCTAcacaaaataatagtaaaattaataataacgtGGATTTCAATGATCTTGATATTATCAACAACAATGCAGATGATAAAGCGTCCACCATTTCAATGCAACCTTTACCAAATCCATCACCATATGTAGCAGCTTCCTCACCAAGGACTGTTCCAGCTTCTCATGTCAAATCTACTGTTGAAAGTATACGAAAAAGAATCCCaacattaaaaattaacGAAGATGAAGGCTCTTCTGCTACTCCGATAGAGACTGCAAGTATGATAGCCATAGCTAAAgaagagaaaaatatgTTCCAAAGGTTAGGACGATACAAGTAtaagattttgaaaagataCTTGACCAGTTTACTTTGTATTTATTGctttatgattattattttcccAATCTTTTGGGGATCTCTGCATGGAAGAGATCACTTTTTAAACAGGGTTAGGTTTCTGGTATTAATAGAAGATGATAACTTAGTCTCCTCAGACAATTATCCCTTCATGAAAACAGATAATATGAAGCTAACTACTCACGTTATGGACTTTTTACACAAGTCTCATAAAGCCAAATATCAAACTTATAATACTTCATCgtatatcaaaaaatttaaactaGAAAAGTCTGAAAATTGGGATAATTTAACAGAGGTCATAAATGAGGATGTAATTAACCAAATCCATCGAGAAAGATTTTGGGGTGCGTTGTATATTCGTCCAAATGTAACTCaaaatttgattaattCGTTCTTACctgaaaatcaaaaaaataatacttttaaCTTCGCTGAAAACTTTCAAATTTGGTATGAATCATCAAGAGGTCCAACAGGGGTTCAATCAGTAATAGTACCAGTCTTTACAAGGGCAGAAGCGTATTTCCAAGCTTATTATACTGATACCTACCTTccaaatttatttcataATATTTCTCTTTCAAATTCACAAACTAAAATCctagataatttaaattatacaatCTACGCTGAAAATTCCTTTGCTggattttcaaataatgattataGACCTTTCCCAGGGCTACAAGTTTTTATCCCCTTAGCTATTGGTATTGTTTTTGCTCTGTTAATGACGGTTTTCCAAATGGTGCTACATTCTGGTCtctataaaaatattagaaaatatttaactttcaaagaatatattctgTTCAGAATTGTATCTCAATGGGGAaccttattttttgtttcaattATGTGGGCAGCTGTAGCTGCGATGGTTCAAGTTAACTTTAAAAAAGCCTTTGGTGATGGTGGGTTTGTCGTATACTGGATGACTATTTATTTAACAATGTTGGCTATGGCTGGGgcaaatgaaaatgtatTATCCGTTATCTTAACTTTTGAAGAAAGATTAATGATGCCTTGGGTcattacttttattattataaatatatcaacATCTTTCTTTGATTTTGCACTCAATAGCCCATTTTATAGATTAGGTTATGCATTGCCAATGCACAATTGTGTgacaatttttaaagttgTTATGTTCAATGCTTCAAAACATAAGATGGGTAGAAATTATGGTGTTTTAATTGCATGGATAGctttaaattatacattATTCCCCTTTGTTATAAAGCTTTGtgattggaaaaaaaataggaaTAACATCAAAGCTAAGGCCAAAGCTGATGCATCTCATTCGAAGAAAGATAAACCACCAATTACTCAACACATAGTTACTACCCATATAGTTAAAAAAGAAGGACATGAGGAAACTACGCATCAAGTTTTATCTCGGTCAAACTCCAATTGA
- the NOG2 gene encoding putative GTPase NOG2 (similar to Saccharomyces cerevisiae NOG2 (YNR053C); ancestral locus Anc_6.380) has product MGNGKKEKQRRIRQGDTKDGNLRVKGENFYRDTKRVKFLNMYTDGKEIRNKKGDLIRAAPLQNKDIPTARVQPDRRWFGNTRVISQDALQHFRGALGDVQKDTYQVLLRRNKLPMSLLEEKDTSVSPVSRILDTETFSQTFGPKAQRKKPRVAASSLEDLVKATEEDNKVFEDKQELSTTLGLMSNQSDDMDGWSQAAKEHIFSKGQSKRIWNELYKVIDSSDVVIHVLDARDPLGTRCKSVEEYMKKETPHKHLIYVLNKCDLVPTWVAAAWVKHLSSERPTLAFHASITNSFGKGSLIQLLRQFSQLHPERKQISVGFIGYPNTGKSSIINTLRKKKVCQVAPIPGETKVWQYITLMKRIFLIDCPGIVPPSSKDTEEDILFRGVVRVEHVSHPEQYIPGVLRRCQRKHLERTYEISGWKDSTEFIEILARKQGRLLKGGEPDESGVSKQILNDFNRGKIPWFVPPPEKVKDEDSQDKTTQNKKRSVAETETETSESKEIPVESAKKQKTHA; this is encoded by the exons ATGGGTAACGGTAAAAAGGAGAAACAAAGAAGAATCCGTCAAGGTGATACCAAAGATGGTAACCTTAGGGTCAAAGGTGAAAATTTCTATCGTGATACTAAAAGAGTcaaattcttaaatatgTATACTGATGGTAAAGAAAtcagaaataaaaaaggtGATTTGATTCGTGCTGCTCCATTgcaaaataaagatattccAACTGCAAGAGTCCAACCAGATCGTCGTTGGTTTGGTAATACAAGAGTTATCTCTCAGGATGCATTACAGCATTTCAGAGGTGCTTTAGGTGATGTTCAAAAGGATACTTATCAGGTTTTATTgagaagaaataaattgCCAATGTCTCTTcttgaagaaaaagataCTAGTGTATCCCCAGTATCCAGAATCCTGGATACCGAGACATTTTCTCAAACGTTTGGTCCTAAAGCTCAACGTAAGAAACCAAGAGTAGCTGCTTCAAGTCTAGAAGATTTAGTGAAAGCCACAGAAGAAGATAACAAGGTATTTGAAGATAAACAAGAATTAAGTACGACTCTAGGTTTGATGTCTAATCAAAGTGATGATATGGATGGTTGGTCACAAGCAGCAAAAGAACATATTTTCAGTAAAGGTCAATCAAAACGTATTTGGAATGAATTGTATAAGGTTATTGATTCTTCTGATGTCGTAATTCATGTTTTAGATGCAAGAGATCCTTTAGGTACGCGTTGTAAATCTGTTGAAgaatatatgaaaaaagaaacgcCACACAAACACCTAATATATGTTTTAAACAAATGTGATTTAGTTCCAACTTGGGTAGCA GCCGCTTGGGTTAAACATTTATCAAGTGAACGACCAACATTAGCTTTCCATGCATCTATTACCAACTCTTTTGGTAAAGGTTCATTGATTCAACTATTACGTCAATTTTCACAATTACATCCTGaaagaaaacaaatttCAGTAGGTTTTATTGGTTATCCAAATACTGGTAAATCTTCGATTATTAATACTTTaagaaagaagaaagtTTGTCAAGTAGCACCAATTCCTGGTGAAACTAAGGTTTGGCAATATATTACTTTGATGAagagaatatttttaattgactGTCCCGGTATTGTGCCACCATCATCAAAGGATACTgaagaagatattttatttagaGGTGTTGTTAGAGTGGAGCATGTTTCTCATCCAGAACAATATATTCCAGGTGTTTTAAGACGTTGTCAAAGAAAGCATTTGGAAAGAACGTACGAAATTTCAGGCTGGAAGGACTCTACTGAattcattgaaattttagCTAGGAAACAAGGTAGATTACTGAAAGGTGGTGAGCCTGACGAATCTGGTGTTTCTAAGCAGATCTTGAATGATTTCAATAGAGGTAAAATTCCATGGTTTGTACCTCCACCAGAAAAGGTTAAGGATGAAGATTCACAAGACAAAACAACacagaataaaaaaagaagtgTTGCGGAAACTGAAACTGAAACTAGTGAATCAAAAGAAATACCCGTTGAATCTGCTAAGAAGCAGAAAACACATGCATAA
- the TBLA0F00130 gene encoding SNG1 family protein yields the protein MEENLNSVDNILKRQASRISQGIHLLNTNTTTNNNNTDDDDNTSNDDNSIDSAGVTDSMSGSMIHIINTSTCDSLSSSNSFEENYRYDPTNQNNIELNNGTVEQTFDEIASKASSVKSKATDLRNKLYRTITHERKSSTSKKIPDQALDDIKFDTSNLNAQEIQDSTSCATYPPISNNYLVVSKKQSNSSSSSVKHSLSFRPLSHVLTTVQTRVKKHAEREMQEKIDELGVTDAQRIKTENQLKLDLKEKSMFQRLSPHKGKIFQRWSKNVFYVVLFMAIVLPIFWGCLYRRDYYLATVNFLILVGNDEVQTNPNYTFIDSNNMKLTTNIIPFLEEAHKARYRIFNTTTYMEKFKLQKYKDYDNLTEIITNHVYDQIHRERYWVALNILPNSTQTLLNSFLPENQKENIFSFSKFFQLWFEAQRDPTSVGANMTPIFLKAEAIFQNYYSKVFYPSLLQNISNSNINIFNDLNQTLLAENGVTTFSSHDPRPFDDMGVFLPMEIGLVFALLMTIFQFILHAGLYKSIRKYLTFAEFIVFRIVCQWTTLFSVSLIWVTIAAMFQIDFTKAFGKGGFIVYWMSCYLTMLALAGANENVLSVILTFEQRFIMPWVIFFIILNISSSFFTLALNNQFYRFGYGFPLHNCISIFKVVLCNASKHKMGRNYGVLIAWIAINIFLFPFVLKLCDWGKNRKALKEKEIIEAAKLKKELTERRELMLSHNRNPSNDSRDVITEHFSQYQMGSKQDSTDDESSIQSDTPDTPSDSNMIPRKVYTGKSSN from the coding sequence ATGGAGGAAAATTTAAACTCtgttgataatattttgaaaagacAAGCATCAAGAATCAGTCAAGGTATTCATTTGCTAAATACAAACACTactaccaataataataatactgacgatgatgataatacttctaatgatgataatagtATTGATAGTGCAGGTGTAACGGATAGCATGAGTGGAAGCATGATCCATATAATAAACACTTCAACTTGTGACTCCTTATCTTCCTCCAATTCATTCGAAGAGAATTACCGTTATGATCCTACCAACCAAAATAAcatagaattaaataatggaaCAGTAGAGCAAACTTTTGATGAAATAGCATCCAAGGCTTCCAGTGTGAAATCAAAAGCTACAGATCTACGAAATAAATTATACCGTACAATTACCCATGAGAGAAAATCTAGtacttcaaaaaaaattccagATCAAGCCTTAGATGATATTAAGTTCGATACctcaaatttaaatgcaCAAGAAATTCAAGATTCAACCTCTTGTGCTACTTATCCACCAATTTCTAACAATTATCTTGTAGtatcaaaaaaacaatcaaATTCAAGTTCAAGTTCCGTTAAACATTCTCTTAGTTTCAGACCATTATCTCATGTTCTTACTACTGTTCAAACAAGAGTTAAAAAACATGCTGAAAGAGAAATGCAAGAGAAGATTGATGAACTGGGAGTCACAGATGCCCAAAGGATCAAGACtgaaaatcaattgaaattggaTTTAAAGGAAAAATCAATGTTTCAAAGATTGAGCCCACATAAGGGGAAAATCTTTCAACGGTGGTCTAAAAATGTCTTTTATGTTGTTTTATTCATGGCAATAGTGTTACCTATATTTTGGGGATGCCTTTATAGAAGAGATTACTACTTAGCTACTGTTAACTTCTTAATATTAGTAGGGAATGATGAAGTTCAAACTAACCCAAATTATACTTTTattgattcaaataatatgaaattaACTACCAATATTATTCCTTTTTTGGAAGAAGCTCATAAGGCAAGATATAGAATCTTTAATACCACCACTTATatggaaaaatttaaactacaaaaatataaagattatGACAATTTAACAGAAATTATAACAAATCATGTTTATGATCAAATCCATAGAGAGAGATATTGGGTtgcattaaatattttaccaaATTCTACTCaaactttattaaattctttcttaccagaaaatcaaaaagaaaatattttttcattttcaaaatttttccaattatgGTTTGAAGCTCAAAGAGATCCAACAAGTGTGGGTGCAAATATGACTCCAATCTTTTTAAAAGCTGAAgctatttttcaaaattattacagtAAAGTATTTTATCCAAgtttattacaaaatatttcaaattcaaatattaatatctttaatgatttaaatcaaaCTCTTTTAGCAGAAAATGGTGTTACTACGTTTTCTTCTCATGATCCAAGACCTTTCGATGATATGGGTGTTTTCTTACCAATGGAAATTGGTTTAGTATTTGCTCTTTTAATGActattttccaattcatcTTGCATGCTGGTTTATATAAAagtattagaaaatatttgacaTTTGCAGAATTTATCGTCTTTAGGATTGTTTGTCAATGGACCACTTTATTTTCAGTTTCATTAATTTGGGTCACTATTGCTGCAATGTTTCAAATAGATTTTACAAAAGCTTTTGGTAAAGGCGGGTTTATTGTTTACTGGATGTCTTGTTATTTGACAATGTTAGCATTAGCAGGTGCCAATGAAAACGTCCTATCAGTAATCCTAACATTCGAacaaagatttattatGCCATGggtcatttttttcattattttaaacatttcttcttcatttttcacATTGGCTCTTAACAATCAATTCTACAGGTTTGGTTATGGTTTCCCATTACACAATtgtatttcaattttcaaagTTGTATTATGTAATGCTTCAAAACATAAAATGGGTAGAAATTATGGGGTATTGATTGCCTGGATAGCcattaatatctttttattcccatttgttttgaaattgtGTGATTGGGGGAAAAATAGAAAGgcattaaaagaaaaagaaattattgaagcggctaaattgaaaaaagagCTAACTGAAAGGCGCGAATTAATGCTATCTCATAATAGAAACCCTTCAAATGATTCAAGAGACGTTATTACTGAACATTTCTCTCAATACCAAATGGGATCAAAACAAGATAGCACTGATGATGAGTCAAGCATTCAATCAGATACTCCAGATACTCCATCCGATTCCAATATGATTCCTCGAAAGGTTTATACAGGAAAATCatcaaattaa
- the TBLA0F00120 gene encoding uncharacterized protein, with protein MQLNIIFSVLLLCYKVDFINAIVIPKHHHWDDKYGGHDHYKHHDYDDDYGDEEDDCSTTLLFSTTDCYETKEDTSTSCLTTTDTRTTYTPVTSPTSDCEETTSTESCTSSTTSKVCTFSDSTTTYTSECCTTYSASSCSTSSESTCTTSSKSSCSSGICTVSDSTTTYTTDCPTTTTTTTTQPSSSSSGKVCTYSDSTTTYTSDCKTIDASSTSTSKSSTSSKSSTTSDCKTIDASSTSTSKSSTSSKSSTTSDCKTIDASSTSTSKSSTSSKSSTTSDCKTIDASSTSTSKSFTSSESSTISSESSTTSSESSTTSSEPSTTSSESSTTSSESSTTSSESSTTSSESSTTSSESSTTSNICTFSDSTTTYTSECRTLDPTSVLPSTSSTTTSSEPSTTSSESSTTSSESSTTSSESSTTSSESSTTSSESSTTSSESSTTSSEPSTTSSESSTTSSESSTTSSESSTTSSEPSTTSSESSTTSSESSTTSSEPSTTSSESSTTSSESSTTSNICTFSDSTTTYTSECRTLDPTSVLPSTSSTTSNICTFSDSTTTYTSECSTSSDTTTTTTTTDTTFSTTTIFSTLDPHITITTYVDEFTTLTTTVSDCTTFISCSSSSSITPETTVNVVKRHGLCTSHTKECDCVPTPTTITTKTCMKSSSNPCATRSYLPIITL; from the coding sequence ATgcaattgaatattattttttcagtCCTATTACTTTGTTACAAAgttgattttattaatgcAATTGTAATCCCTAAACATCACCATTGGGATGATAAGTATGGAGGTCATGACCATTATAAACATCATGATTATGACGATGATTATGGTGATGAGGAAGATGATTGTTCCACTACTTTGCTTTTTTCTACTACAGACTGTTACGAAACTAAAGAAGATACAAGTACTTCATGCTTAACAACCACAGATACACGTACTACTTATACTCCAGTTACTTCTCCCACCTCTGATTGTGAAGAGACTACCTCAACTGAAAGTTGTACGTCATCTACAACTTCAAAAGTTTGCACATTTTCTGATTCAACCACTACTTATACTTCAGAGTGCTGCACTACTTATTCAGCATCAAGTTGTTCTACATCTTCAGAATCAACTTGCACTACCTCTTCAAAATCAAGCTGTTCAAGTGGTATTTGTACTGTTTCAGATTCTACAACAACTTATACTACAGATTGCCCAACTACTACAACTACAACTACTACCCAGCCAAGTAGTTCATCCTCTGGTAAAGTTTGTACCTATTCTGATTCAACCACCACCTACACTTCTGATTGTAAAACAATTGATGCTAGTAGTACCAGCACTTCAAAATCCTCTACTTCTTCTAAATCATCCACCACTTCTGATTGTAAAACAATTGATGCTAGTAGTACCAGCACTTCAAAATCCTCTACTTCTTCTAAATCATCCACCACTTCTGATTGTAAAACAATTGATGCTAGTAGTACCAGCACTTCAAAATCCTCTACTTCTTCTAAATCATCCACCACTTCTGATTGTAAAACAATTGATGCTAGTAGTACCAGCACTTCAAAATCCTTTACTTCTTCTGAATCATCCACCATTTCTTCTGAATCGTCTACTACTTCCTCTGAATCATCTACTACTTCCTCTGAGCCATCTACTACTTCCTCTGAATCATCAACCACTTCCTCTGAATCGTCTACTACTTCCTCTGAATCATCTACTACTTCCTCTGAATCATCAACCACTTCCTCTGAATCGTCTACTACTTCAAACATTTGTACCTTTTCTGACTCTACAACAACCTATACTTCAGAATGTAGAACACTTGATCCAACTAGCGTACTTCCCTCTACATCTTCAACAACTACTTCCTCTGAGCCATCTACTACTTCCTCTGAATCATCAACCACTTCCTCTGAATCATCAACCACTTCCTCTGAATCATCTACTACTTCCTCTGAATCATCTACTACTTCCTCTGAATCATCTACTACTTCCTCTGAATCATCTACTACTTCCTCTGAGCCATCTACTACTTCCTCTGAATCATCAACCACTTCCTCTGAATCATCAACCACTTCCTCTGAATCATCTACTACTTCCTCTGAGCCATCTACTACTTCCTCTGAATCATCAACCACTTCCTCTGAATCATCTACTACTTCCTCTGAGCCATCTACTACTTCCTCTGAATCATCAACCACTTCCTCTGAATCGTCTACTACTTCAAACATTTGTACCTTTTCTGACTCTACAACAACCTATACTTCAGAATGTAGAACACTTGATCCAACTAGCGTACTTCCCTCTACATCTTCAACAACTTCAAACATTTGTACTTTTTCTGACTCTACAACAACCTATACTTCAGAATGTTCCACCTCCTCCGATACAACTACTACAACAACTACAACTGACACAACTTTCTCAACTACAACTATTTTCTCAACACTTGATCCACATATAACTATAACAACATATGTAGACGAATTTACCACTTTAACTACAACTGTTAGTGACTGTACCACATTTATTTCATGCAGTTCTTCTTCGTCTATCACGCCAGAAACCACAGTTAATGTTGTTAAACGCCATGGATTATGTACTTCACATACAAAGGAATGTGATTGTGTCCCAACTCCTACCACGATTACTACAAAAACATGTATgaaatcttcttcaaacCCCTGTGCTACTCGTTCATATCTGCCAATAATTACATTATAA
- the POP2 gene encoding CCR4-NOT core DEDD family RNase subunit POP2 (similar to Saccharomyces cerevisiae POP2 (YNR052C); ancestral locus Anc_6.379) — protein MQSLNAPLAQQQQHQQQLFAMSGQPFAEKNQQSQITGSGKGIAMTNPQMMAKQILNQPGRMPQLGMLQGNSSGAGNNNDALLEENYLMNQNMEMLLNQQQSQLQQAQLQQQQQNNRQMPQLQQQQQQQQQQQQQQQQQQHQQNQNQQLQNMNLNASMNSNLPPGLNVIPQQQQQHGLNPSLDNQYSKQISSIQNNNNGPPVMILPPNHLLIREVWKNNLFAEFVAIRRLSARYNNISISTEFAGTIARPIGNFRSKTDYHYQTMRSNVDLLNPIQIGLSLSDSSGNKPENEPSTWQFNFNFDVAKEMISADSLDLLKKSGINFDNHQAMGIDSFEFSQLMMDSGLILDKSITWVTFHAAYDFGFLVHLLMNTCMPNNMQDFQWWVNQLVPCFYDLNLLYKVIKEFKQQIQPQQPQQPPQQQITLSNLADELGIPRFPLFNTTGGQSLLTLLSFSQLGNVSKHKLPNGLDFNSYQNLIHGINAE, from the coding sequence ATGCAATCCTTAAATGCTCCACTTGCTCAACAACAGCAGCATCAACAACAACTGTTCGCTATGAGTGGCCAACCATTTgctgaaaaaaatcaacaGTCGCAGATCACTGGTAGTGGGAAAGGAATAGCTATGACAAACCCTCAAATGATGGCTAAACAAATTCTAAATCAGCCAGGTAGAATGCCACAGCTGGGAATGTTACAAGGGAACTCTTCGGGAGCAGGAAATAACAACGATGCTCTTCTTGAAGAGAACTATTTGATGAATCAGAATATGGAAATGCTTTTAAATCAGCAGCAATCACAATTACAACAAGCTCAATTACAACAGCAGCAGCAAAATAATAGACAAATGCCACAGCTCcaacagcagcagcagcagcagcagcaacaacaacaacaacaacaacaacaacagcatcagcaaaatcaaaatcaacaattacaaaatatgaatttaaatGCTTCGATGAATTCCAACCTACCACCGGGATTAAATGTTATTCCAcaacagcagcagcagcatGGCTTAAACCCTTCGTTAGATAATCAATACTCAAAACAGATAAGTTCGatccaaaataataataatggccCCCCCGTAATGATACTACCTCCGAATCATCTCTTAATTCGTGAAGTTTGgaagaataatttatttgcaGAATTTGTAGCAATAAGAAGGTTGTCAGCAcgttataataatatatctatTAGCACTGAATTTGCAGGTACTATTGCCAGACCCATTGGAAATTTTAGATCAAAGACGGATTATCACTACCAAACAATGAGATCTAATGTTGATTTATTGAACCCCATTCAAATCGGTCTTTCATTGAGTGATTCTAGCGGTAATAAGCCTGAAAACGAGCCATCAACTTGGCAATTTAACTTCAACTTTGATGTAGCCAAAGAGATGATATCTGCAGACTCACTCGatctattgaaaaaatcgggtattaattttgataacCATCAAGCAATGGGAATTGATAGTTTTGAGTTTTCCCAATTGATGATGGACTCAGGCTTAATCCTAGATAAAAGCATTACATGGGTAACTTTCCATGCAGCTTATGATTTTGGATTTTTAGttcatttattaatgaacACCTGTATGCCAAATAATATGCAAGATTTCCAATGGTGGGTTAACCAATTAGTTCCATGCTTTTATGATTTGAATCTATTATACAAAGTCatcaaagaatttaaacAGCAAATCCAGCCTCAACAGCCTCAACAGCCTCcacaacaacaaataaCTTTATCTAACCTTGCTGACGAATTGGGCATTCCTAGATttccattatttaataCTACGGGTGGCCAAAGTCTTTTAACATTACTGTCATTCTCTCAATTGGGAAACGTTTCAAAACATAAGCTACCAAATGGGCTTGACTTCAATTCATACCAAAATTTGATTCATGGGATCAATGCAGAATAA